The following are encoded together in the Mastacembelus armatus chromosome 6, fMasArm1.2, whole genome shotgun sequence genome:
- the mapk12a gene encoding mitogen-activated protein kinase 12: MSKRVRPGYYRQEVNKTSWEVPERYRDLRQVGTGAYGTVCSAVDARTGAKVAIKKLYRPFQSELFAKRAYRELRLLKHMKHENVIGLLDVFTADLSLDRFLDFYLVMPFMGTDLGKLMKLQRLSEEKIQYLVYQMLKGLKYIHSAGIIHRDLKPGNLAINQDCELKILDFGLARQADSEMTGYVVTRWYRAPEVILSWMHYTQTVDIWSVGCIMAEMLQGKPLFKGSDHLDQLNEIMKITGTPTQEFISKLESEDAKSYIRSLPKVEKKDLQKVFSTANTQAVAVLERMLLLDPQSRITAAEALMLPYFSEFREPEEEKEAQLYDHSLDNTDRPVDQWKRHTFTEILTFKPVVPESKETSL; the protein is encoded by the exons ATGTCCAAACGAGTCAGACCCGGTTATTATCGCCAAGAAGTCAACAAAACCTCATGGGAAGTACCGGAGCGGTACCGGGACCTGAGGCAGGTGGGAACCGGGGCGTACGGGACAGTATG CTCAGCAGTGGACGCCAGAACAGGAGCCAAAGTGGCAATCAAGAAACTCTACAGACCTTTCCAGTCTGAGCTCTTCGCCAAGCGGGCCTACAGGGAGCTAAGGCTTCTCAAAcatatgaaacatgaaaat GTGATTGGCCTGTTAGATGTCTTCACCGCTGACCTCTCCCTGGACAGATTCCTTGACTT tTATCTGGTCATGCCGTTCATGGGGACGGATCTTGGGAAACTGATGAAGCTGCAGAGGTTGTCAGAAGAAAAAATTCAGTATTTGGTTTATCAAATGCTCAAAGGGCTTAAG tatattcattCTGCTGGTATAATTCACAGG GACCTCAAACCAGGAAATCTCGCCATCAACCAAGACTGTGAGCTCAAG aTCTTGGACTTTGGTTTGGCACGGCAGGCAGACAGTGAGATGACTGGGTACGTGGTGACTCGCTGGTACAGAGCTCCAGAGGTCATCCTGAGCTGGATGCACTACACCCAGACTG TGGACATTTGGTCTGTGGGCTGCATCATGGCAGAGATGCTACAGGGGAAACCTCTTTTTAAAGGCAGCGACC ACCTAGATCAGCTGAATGAGATCATGAAGATCACAGGAACACCGACTCAGGAATTTATATCAAAACTAGAATCTGAGGAT GCCAAAAGCTACATCAGGAGTCTTCcaaaagtggaaaagaaagacCTCCAAAAGGTGTTTTCCACAGCTAACACGCAAG CTGTGGCAGTGCTGGAGCGCATGTTATTGCTGGATCCACAGAGCAGAATAACCGCTGCAGAGGCGCTTATGCTGCCATATTTCTCAGAGTTCAGAGAACcagaagaggagaaggaagcACAGCTATACGACCACTCACTAGATAACACAGACCGGCCGGTGGACCAGTGGAAAC GTCACACCTTCACAGAGATCTTGACCTTCAAACCAGTTGTGCCTGAATCCAAGGAAACCTCACTGTAG